In Pseudomonas fluorescens, the following are encoded in one genomic region:
- a CDS encoding MFS transporter, with product MAAIDNATTGSTPNRGLTREERKVIFASSLGTVFEWYDFYLYGSLAAIIAKHFFAGVNETTSFIFALLAFAAGFAVRPFGAIVFGRLGDMIGRKHTFLITIVIMGISTAVVGLLPGYASIGVAAPIILISLRLLQGLALGGEYGGAATYVAEHAPKGKRGFFTSWIQTTATLGLFLSLLVILACRTALGTEAFEAWGWRIPFLLSILLLIISVYIRLQLNESPVFVKMKAEGKSSKAPLTESFARWENLKIVIMALLGGTAGQAVVWYTGQFYALFFLLQTLKIDPQTANLLIAGSLLIGTPFFVIFGSLSDRIGRKGIIMAGCIIAALTYFPIFHALTQYGNPDVFIAQEKNPVTVVANPGQCSFQFDPVGKAKFTSSCDLAKTVLAKKAIPYKNVSAEPGAVAQVRIGEKVIESFEGTGMPAADFKAKNDAFTATLVTALKDAGYPEKADPAKTNYPMVLLLLTILVIYVTMVYGPIAAWLVELFPARIRYTSMSLPYHIGNGWFGGFLPTVAFAMVAATGDIYYGLWYPIVIAVMTAVLGTFFLPETKDREIHHT from the coding sequence ATGGCAGCAATCGACAATGCAACCACGGGCAGCACGCCCAACCGCGGCCTCACCCGGGAGGAGCGCAAGGTCATTTTCGCCTCGTCCCTGGGCACCGTGTTCGAATGGTATGACTTCTACCTGTACGGCTCCCTCGCGGCGATCATCGCCAAACACTTCTTCGCCGGCGTCAACGAGACGACCTCCTTCATCTTCGCCCTGCTCGCCTTCGCCGCAGGCTTCGCCGTACGGCCCTTCGGCGCCATCGTGTTCGGTCGGCTGGGCGACATGATCGGGCGCAAACACACGTTCCTCATCACCATCGTGATCATGGGTATTTCCACGGCCGTGGTGGGTTTGCTGCCCGGCTATGCGAGCATCGGCGTCGCCGCGCCGATCATTCTGATCAGCCTGCGCCTGCTGCAGGGCCTGGCGCTGGGCGGTGAGTACGGCGGCGCAGCGACCTACGTGGCCGAACATGCACCCAAGGGCAAACGCGGCTTTTTCACCTCGTGGATCCAGACCACAGCAACCCTCGGCCTGTTTCTTTCACTGCTGGTGATCCTCGCCTGCCGCACCGCCCTGGGCACTGAAGCCTTCGAAGCCTGGGGCTGGCGGATTCCATTCCTGCTGTCGATCCTGCTGCTGATTATCTCGGTGTACATCCGCTTGCAGCTCAACGAGTCGCCGGTGTTCGTGAAAATGAAGGCCGAAGGCAAGTCTTCCAAGGCGCCGCTGACTGAATCCTTCGCACGCTGGGAGAACCTGAAGATCGTGATCATGGCCCTGCTCGGCGGCACCGCCGGCCAGGCGGTGGTCTGGTACACCGGGCAGTTCTATGCGCTGTTCTTCCTGTTGCAGACATTGAAGATCGACCCGCAGACCGCCAACCTGCTGATTGCCGGCTCACTGCTGATCGGTACGCCGTTCTTCGTCATTTTCGGCAGCCTGTCCGACCGCATCGGGCGCAAGGGCATCATCATGGCCGGCTGCATCATCGCGGCACTGACTTACTTCCCGATCTTCCATGCGTTGACCCAATACGGTAACCCCGACGTGTTCATTGCGCAGGAGAAGAATCCGGTCACGGTAGTCGCCAATCCCGGCCAGTGCTCGTTCCAGTTCGACCCGGTGGGCAAGGCCAAATTCACCAGTTCCTGTGACCTGGCCAAGACCGTGCTGGCCAAAAAGGCCATCCCCTACAAGAACGTGAGCGCCGAGCCGGGCGCCGTTGCGCAGGTGCGCATTGGCGAGAAAGTGATCGAGAGCTTCGAGGGCACCGGCATGCCGGCCGCCGACTTCAAGGCCAAAAACGACGCCTTTACCGCCACCCTCGTCACCGCCCTCAAGGACGCCGGCTACCCCGAGAAGGCCGACCCGGCCAAGACCAACTACCCGATGGTGCTGTTGCTCCTGACCATCCTGGTGATCTATGTGACCATGGTCTACGGGCCGATTGCGGCCTGGCTGGTCGAACTATTCCCGGCACGCATCCGCTACACCTCGATGTCGCTTCCCTATCACATCGGCAATGGCTGGTTCGGTGGCTTCCTGCCGACGGTGGCGTTCGCCATGGTGGCGGCCACGGGGGATATCTACTACGGGCTGTGGTATCCGATTGTCATCGCGGTGATGACGGCCGTTCTCGGCACGTTCTTCCTGCCGGAAACCAAGGATCGGGAGATTCATCACACTTGA
- a CDS encoding sensor histidine kinase, with protein MRSIQRRLSLGLISVMVVVGLVLAQTSLWLFEMGLQRYLEAGLRNDSENLLAALVRGPQGLQLDERRLSPAYQRPFSGHYFRIDFADGHWRSRSLWDQELPALDHPGLHGNLQLGPEGQQLLVLRTDYRRSGVPISISVAEDYTPIRESFRRMQQLGFGLGLTALLLILLLQRITVRRALRPLEQAREQIAQLQQGQRSQLDDQVPVELEPLVAQINHLLAHTEDSLKRSRNALGNLGHALKTPLAVLLSLASSEQLDAHPQLRKTLKEQLQQVEQRLNRELNRARLSGDALPGALFDCDGELPGLLATLNMIHGDHLALSYRAPAGLQLPWDREDLLELLGNLLDNACKWADAEVRLSVAETAEGFELSVEDDGPGIPEERRDQVFGRGTRLDEQTHGHGLGLGIVRDIVDSWGGKLSLLESEWGGLKVVIELPRHT; from the coding sequence GTGAGATCGATCCAGCGCCGCTTGAGCCTGGGCCTGATCAGCGTGATGGTGGTCGTTGGCCTGGTGCTGGCGCAAACCAGCCTGTGGCTGTTTGAAATGGGGTTGCAGCGCTACCTCGAAGCCGGGTTGCGCAATGACAGCGAGAACCTGCTGGCGGCACTGGTGCGCGGGCCGCAAGGCTTGCAGCTGGATGAGCGACGCCTGTCACCGGCTTATCAGCGGCCGTTCTCCGGACATTATTTCCGCATCGATTTCGCTGACGGCCATTGGCGTTCCCGCTCCTTATGGGATCAGGAACTGCCGGCGCTTGATCACCCCGGCCTGCACGGCAACCTGCAACTGGGGCCGGAAGGGCAACAGTTGCTGGTGTTGCGCACGGACTATCGACGTTCGGGCGTGCCGATTTCCATCAGTGTCGCCGAGGATTACACGCCGATACGCGAAAGCTTCCGGCGCATGCAACAGCTCGGGTTCGGCCTCGGTTTGACAGCGCTGCTGCTGATTCTGCTGCTGCAACGGATTACCGTGCGCCGCGCCTTGCGTCCGCTGGAACAGGCCCGCGAGCAGATCGCGCAGTTGCAACAGGGCCAGCGCTCGCAACTCGATGACCAGGTGCCGGTGGAACTGGAGCCACTGGTGGCGCAGATCAACCACTTGCTGGCCCACACCGAGGACAGCCTCAAGCGCTCACGCAATGCCCTGGGCAACCTCGGCCACGCCTTGAAAACCCCGCTGGCGGTGCTGTTGAGCCTGGCTTCAAGCGAGCAACTCGACGCGCATCCGCAACTGCGCAAGACCCTCAAGGAACAACTGCAACAGGTCGAGCAACGGCTCAATCGCGAACTCAATCGTGCACGGTTATCCGGCGATGCGTTGCCGGGCGCACTGTTTGATTGCGATGGCGAACTCCCCGGGTTGCTGGCAACCCTGAACATGATCCATGGCGACCACCTGGCGCTAAGCTATCGCGCACCGGCCGGCCTGCAGTTGCCCTGGGATCGTGAAGACCTGCTGGAGCTGTTGGGCAACCTGCTGGATAACGCCTGTAAATGGGCGGATGCCGAGGTTCGCCTGAGTGTGGCCGAGACTGCAGAGGGCTTTGAACTCAGCGTGGAAGATGACGGCCCGGGCATTCCCGAAGAGCGTCGCGATCAGGTGTTTGGCCGAGGTACGCGGCTGGATGAGCAAACCCATGGGCATGGTTTGGGGCTGGGTATCGTGCGTGACATCGTCGATAGCTGGGGCGGCAAACTGTCGTTGCTGGAAAGCGAGTGGGGCGGGTTGAAGGTCGTCATCGAGTTGCCCAGACACACTTGA
- a CDS encoding response regulator transcription factor encodes MRLLLVEDHVPLADELLAGLNRQGYAVDWLADGRDAVYQGSTEPYDLIILDLGLPGVPGLEVLAQWRAAGLATPVLILTARDSWAERIEGLKAGADDYLTKPFHPEELFLRIQALLRRSHGQVNQPTLKAAGLHLDEGRQCVVRDGADIQLTAAEFRLLRYFMLHPEQILSKSHLAEHLYDGETERDSNVLEVHVNHLRRKLGKSVIETRRGQGYLFGGQAR; translated from the coding sequence ATGCGTTTGCTGCTGGTGGAAGACCATGTGCCCCTGGCCGACGAACTGCTGGCCGGCCTCAACCGCCAGGGTTATGCGGTGGACTGGCTGGCTGATGGTCGCGATGCGGTGTATCAGGGCAGTACTGAACCTTACGACCTGATCATCCTCGACCTCGGTTTGCCGGGCGTGCCGGGGCTTGAGGTGCTGGCGCAATGGCGCGCGGCGGGTCTGGCGACGCCGGTGCTGATCCTTACGGCCCGGGATTCCTGGGCCGAACGCATCGAAGGCCTCAAGGCCGGCGCCGACGATTACCTGACCAAGCCATTCCATCCCGAAGAGCTGTTTTTGCGCATCCAGGCGTTGCTGCGCCGCTCCCATGGCCAGGTCAACCAGCCAACGCTCAAGGCCGCCGGGCTGCATCTGGACGAAGGTCGCCAGTGCGTTGTCCGCGACGGAGCAGACATTCAGCTGACCGCCGCGGAGTTTCGCCTGTTGCGTTATTTCATGCTGCACCCCGAGCAGATCCTCTCCAAAAGCCACCTCGCCGAACACCTCTACGACGGTGAAACCGAGCGCGACTCCAATGTGCTGGAAGTCCACGTCAACCACTTGCGCCGCAAACTGGGCAAAAGTGTGATTGAAACCCGTCGCGGCCAGGGCTACCTGTTCGGCGGGCAAGCCCGGTGA
- a CDS encoding PepSY domain-containing protein: protein MKVFLLNRCVARRMALLLLAFCSAVMARDLDQDEALRLRQQGVILPLEQLLLQAMDRYPGAKLLEAELEEKHDVYIYEVELLTPEGVVRELGIDATTGRLLKDKED, encoded by the coding sequence ATGAAGGTGTTTCTACTCAATCGATGTGTCGCACGCCGGATGGCGCTGCTGCTTCTGGCATTTTGCTCGGCAGTGATGGCCCGTGACCTGGATCAGGATGAAGCCCTGCGCCTGCGTCAACAGGGTGTGATCCTGCCGCTGGAGCAGCTGCTGCTGCAGGCGATGGATCGTTACCCAGGGGCAAAACTGCTGGAAGCCGAGCTTGAAGAAAAACACGACGTCTACATTTATGAAGTCGAGTTGCTGACCCCGGAAGGTGTGGTCCGCGAACTGGGCATCGACGCCACCACCGGCCGTTTACTCAAAGACAAGGAAGACTGA
- a CDS encoding patatin-like phospholipase family protein, translated as MTAIHIKFPSLTLKAGPRAFARIRENGLNAADVGTLPGAAGGPKALGIQGLDLALFGEWLPAAPRERSLIGASVGSWRFASACLPDAAEGIRRLGQLYTEQNFAKGVTMAQISQSSQRMLNDLLDGRDAAILGNHHYRLNIMVVKSHGLLADDHRGRLGLGLSSVIADNLRGRARLARHFERLIIHDPRLAPPVNALTDFPSRFVALNAGNLRQALLASGSIPMVMEGVRDLPGAGAGTFRDGGLLDYHLDLPYSGNDIVLYPHFTDRVIPGWFDKTLPWRRACPARLQNVLLLAPSKEYLARLPYRKLPDRNDFKRFMGDAPSRQKYWRTTMDESRRLGDEFLELAANGRLGERLLTL; from the coding sequence ATGACCGCCATCCACATCAAGTTCCCCTCCCTGACCCTCAAGGCCGGCCCGCGTGCCTTTGCGCGCATCCGTGAGAATGGCTTGAACGCCGCCGACGTCGGCACCCTGCCTGGCGCTGCCGGCGGTCCGAAGGCGCTGGGGATACAGGGTCTGGACCTGGCGCTGTTCGGCGAGTGGCTGCCGGCAGCACCGCGGGAGCGCTCGCTGATTGGCGCATCAGTAGGTTCCTGGCGCTTCGCCAGCGCCTGCCTGCCGGACGCCGCCGAGGGCATCCGGCGTCTCGGGCAGCTATACACCGAGCAGAATTTCGCCAAGGGCGTGACCATGGCGCAGATCAGCCAGAGCTCACAGCGCATGCTCAATGACCTGCTCGACGGTCGCGATGCCGCGATCCTCGGCAACCACCATTACCGCCTGAACATCATGGTGGTCAAAAGCCACGGCCTGCTGGCCGACGATCATCGCGGCCGCCTCGGGCTGGGCCTGTCATCGGTCATCGCCGACAACCTGCGCGGCCGGGCGCGGCTGGCACGGCACTTCGAACGCCTGATCATCCACGACCCGCGCCTGGCGCCGCCGGTCAATGCCTTGACTGACTTCCCGTCGCGCTTCGTCGCCCTCAATGCCGGCAATTTGCGCCAGGCCCTGCTGGCTTCGGGCTCGATCCCGATGGTGATGGAAGGCGTGCGCGACCTGCCGGGTGCCGGCGCCGGGACATTCCGCGACGGCGGTCTGCTGGATTACCACCTGGACCTGCCCTACAGCGGCAACGACATCGTGCTTTACCCGCACTTCACCGACCGGGTGATTCCCGGCTGGTTCGACAAAACCCTGCCGTGGCGCCGCGCCTGCCCGGCTCGCTTGCAGAATGTGCTGTTGCTGGCGCCGTCAAAGGAATACCTGGCGCGCCTGCCCTACCGCAAACTGCCGGACCGTAATGACTTCAAGCGCTTCATGGGCGACGCCCCGAGCCGGCAGAAATACTGGCGCACGACCATGGACGAAAGCCGCCGCCTGGGGGACGAATTCCTCGAACTGGCCGCCAACGGTCGCCTCGGCGAGCGCTTGCTGACCCTTTAG
- the queD gene encoding 6-carboxytetrahydropterin synthase QueD — translation MEIFKEFTFESAHRLPHVPDGHKCGRLHGHSFKVAIHLSGDIDPHTGWIRDFSEIKAIFKPLYERLDHNYLNDIPGLENPTSEVLAKFIWQELKPLLPELSAIRIHETCTSGCIYRGE, via the coding sequence GTGGAAATCTTCAAAGAATTTACCTTCGAATCCGCCCACCGCCTGCCCCACGTACCGGACGGCCACAAGTGCGGCCGCCTGCACGGTCACTCGTTCAAAGTGGCAATCCACCTGAGCGGCGATATCGACCCACACACTGGCTGGATCCGCGACTTCTCGGAAATCAAGGCGATCTTCAAGCCGCTGTACGAGCGCCTGGACCACAACTACCTGAACGACATTCCCGGCCTGGAAAACCCGACCAGCGAAGTGCTGGCCAAGTTTATCTGGCAGGAATTGAAGCCTCTGCTGCCGGAACTCAGCGCGATCCGTATCCACGAGACCTGCACCAGCGGTTGCATCTATCGCGGCGAGTAA
- a CDS encoding alpha/beta hydrolase — protein sequence MTDWPLDQVFDFNGHQVRYAIRGDGPPLVFVHGTPFSSFVWHRIAPYFTATHRVHYFDLLGYGQSAQPDDDVSLGVQNQLLAQLLEHWHLDRPDVVAHDFGGATALRAHLLNGKDYRSLTLIDPVALTPWGSPFVQHVRQHEAAFSGLPDYIQRAIVPTYIRGAIKREIPDAELAPYVQPWLGEPGQAAFYRQIAQMDERYTCEAEGLYPTIRCPVQILWGEDDQWIPIERGQALHRMIPGSQLYPIPNAGHLVQEDAPEAIVAALLRFLPLQKSS from the coding sequence ATGACTGACTGGCCGCTGGATCAGGTCTTCGACTTCAACGGACATCAGGTGCGCTACGCCATACGCGGCGACGGCCCGCCGCTGGTGTTCGTGCATGGCACACCCTTTTCTTCTTTCGTGTGGCACCGGATCGCGCCGTATTTCACGGCGACTCACCGCGTCCACTACTTCGATCTGCTGGGCTATGGGCAGTCGGCACAACCCGACGACGATGTCTCGCTCGGTGTGCAAAACCAGTTGTTGGCGCAGTTGCTGGAGCATTGGCACCTGGATCGCCCCGACGTGGTGGCCCACGACTTCGGCGGCGCCACAGCACTGCGTGCGCACCTGCTCAATGGCAAGGATTACCGCAGCCTGACACTGATTGACCCGGTGGCTCTGACGCCTTGGGGTTCGCCGTTCGTGCAGCATGTGCGCCAGCATGAAGCGGCGTTCAGCGGACTGCCCGATTACATCCAGCGCGCCATCGTGCCGACCTATATTCGCGGGGCGATCAAGCGGGAAATTCCCGATGCCGAACTCGCCCCCTACGTTCAGCCGTGGCTGGGGGAGCCGGGGCAAGCCGCGTTCTACCGGCAGATCGCACAGATGGACGAGCGCTATACCTGCGAGGCCGAGGGCCTGTACCCGACGATTCGCTGCCCGGTGCAGATCCTGTGGGGCGAGGATGACCAGTGGATTCCCATCGAACGCGGACAGGCGCTGCATCGGATGATTCCCGGATCACAGCTTTATCCGATACCCAACGCCGGTCATCTGGTTCAGGAAGATGCACCTGAAGCCATAGTCGCTGCGCTGCTGCGGTTTTTGCCACTGCAGAAATCTTCCTGA
- the codA gene encoding cytosine deaminase → MHIINARLRNQEGLHELYLENGLISSITRQIEAPTLGPDDLDAGGKLVVPPFVEPHIHLDATLTAGEPRWNMSGTLFEGIECWGERKATITQEDTKARAKKTIQTLAAHGIQHVRTHVDVTDPQLTALKAMLEVREESRHLVDLQIVAFPQEGIESYRNGRELMEEAISMGADVVGGIPHFEYTRDQGVSSVKFLMDLAERSGCLVDVHCDETDDPHSRFLEVLAEEARSRDMGSRVTASHTTAMGSYDNAYCAKLFRLLGHSGISFVSCPTESIHLQGRFDSFPKRRGVTRVNELLEAGMNVCFGQDSIVDPWYPLGNGNILRVLEAGLHICHMLGYRNLQSALDLVTDNSAKAMNLGDRYGLERGRPANLLILSAESDYEVIRSQGLPLYSVRDGKVLMKRTMPVVEFSGLS, encoded by the coding sequence ATGCACATCATCAACGCCCGTCTGCGCAACCAGGAAGGCCTGCATGAGTTGTACCTGGAAAACGGCCTGATCAGCAGCATCACCCGCCAGATCGAAGCCCCGACCCTGGGCCCTGACGATCTGGATGCCGGCGGCAAACTGGTGGTGCCGCCCTTTGTCGAGCCGCACATTCACCTCGACGCCACCCTGACCGCCGGCGAGCCGCGCTGGAACATGAGCGGCACGCTGTTCGAAGGCATCGAGTGCTGGGGCGAACGCAAGGCGACCATTACCCAGGAAGACACCAAGGCCCGGGCCAAGAAAACCATCCAGACCCTCGCCGCCCACGGCATCCAGCATGTGCGCACCCACGTCGACGTCACCGACCCGCAACTGACCGCGCTCAAGGCCATGCTCGAAGTGCGCGAGGAAAGCCGGCACCTGGTCGACCTGCAAATCGTCGCATTCCCCCAGGAAGGCATCGAGTCCTACCGCAATGGTCGCGAATTGATGGAAGAAGCCATCAGCATGGGCGCTGACGTGGTGGGTGGCATTCCGCATTTCGAATACACCCGCGATCAGGGCGTCAGCTCGGTGAAGTTCCTCATGGACCTGGCCGAACGCAGCGGTTGCCTGGTGGACGTGCATTGCGACGAAACCGACGACCCGCATTCACGCTTTCTCGAAGTGCTCGCCGAAGAGGCCCGCAGCCGCGACATGGGTTCGCGGGTCACGGCCAGCCACACCACGGCCATGGGCTCCTACGACAATGCCTACTGCGCCAAGCTGTTTCGCTTGCTCGGACATTCGGGGATCAGCTTTGTCTCCTGCCCCACTGAAAGCATCCACCTGCAAGGTCGCTTCGACAGTTTCCCGAAACGCCGGGGCGTGACCCGGGTCAACGAGTTGCTGGAAGCGGGCATGAACGTGTGCTTCGGCCAGGACTCGATCGTCGATCCGTGGTATCCGCTGGGCAACGGCAACATTCTGCGGGTGCTCGAAGCCGGGTTGCACATCTGCCACATGCTCGGCTATCGCAACCTGCAAAGTGCGCTGGACCTGGTGACGGACAATAGCGCCAAAGCCATGAACCTCGGCGATCGCTACGGCCTTGAGCGCGGGCGGCCGGCGAACCTGCTGATTCTGTCGGCGGAAAGCGATTACGAGGTGATCCGCAGCCAGGGGTTGCCGCTGTACTCGGTGCGCGATGGCAAGGTGTTGATGAAGCGGACGATGCCGGTGGTGGAGTTCAGTGGGCTGAGCTGA
- a CDS encoding diaminopimelate epimerase translates to MAQRYDARGNIYIVVAPEELRRQGIDLPDQASQATKTLETWAVAAIEACCSWAPGTQPSGSKDHRSDGLLVGPFQSSPPFDLLIVNTDGTLAERSGNGLTIFSQALSDQGLLPQNEACLLRVHHDKADTPSPGQTSVKAAQVEGVKGFWLDLGQPGFGPSAVSAVGVERVLLNGRELSHVKQLSALNCAWSRSQFARVGNPHCVTLVESAGDLPSNEQMREPVLGEGLTRIAYAMPVGAGKPCPAGINLQWAMRLSEGHIAARVFERGEGPTASSGTSASAVACAAWRVGWVSAGEVKVTMPGGTAPILLEEEQGELSRVSLFGTARMID, encoded by the coding sequence ATGGCGCAGCGGTACGATGCACGGGGCAATATTTACATCGTGGTAGCGCCCGAAGAACTGCGCCGCCAGGGTATCGACCTGCCCGATCAGGCCAGCCAGGCAACGAAAACCCTCGAAACCTGGGCGGTGGCCGCCATCGAGGCTTGCTGCAGCTGGGCCCCAGGCACTCAACCGTCCGGCAGCAAGGATCATCGCAGCGACGGTTTGCTGGTCGGACCGTTTCAGTCGTCGCCTCCCTTTGATCTGTTGATCGTCAACACCGACGGTACCCTGGCCGAGCGCAGTGGCAACGGGCTGACGATTTTTTCCCAGGCCCTCAGCGATCAAGGGCTGTTGCCGCAGAACGAAGCCTGTCTGCTCAGGGTTCACCACGACAAGGCTGATACGCCTTCGCCGGGGCAGACTTCGGTTAAGGCCGCACAAGTCGAGGGCGTAAAGGGTTTCTGGCTCGACCTGGGACAGCCCGGGTTCGGGCCGTCGGCGGTTAGTGCTGTCGGCGTTGAAAGGGTGCTGTTGAATGGTCGCGAACTCAGCCACGTTAAACAGTTGTCGGCACTCAATTGCGCATGGTCGCGCAGCCAGTTCGCGCGGGTCGGCAATCCCCATTGCGTGACGCTGGTGGAAAGCGCCGGGGATCTGCCGAGCAACGAGCAGATGCGTGAGCCGGTGCTGGGTGAGGGGCTGACGCGAATCGCCTACGCCATGCCGGTCGGTGCAGGCAAACCTTGTCCGGCGGGAATCAATCTGCAATGGGCAATGCGCTTGTCCGAAGGACACATCGCCGCGCGGGTATTCGAGCGGGGCGAGGGGCCGACGGCGTCGTCGGGGACCAGCGCCAGTGCGGTGGCCTGTGCGGCCTGGCGGGTTGGTTGGGTGAGCGCCGGGGAGGTGAAGGTGACGATGCCGGGTGGTACGGCGCCGATCTTGCTGGAGGAGGAGCAGGGGGAATTGAGTCGGGTCAGCCTGTTTGGTACGGCTCGAATGATTGATTGA
- a CDS encoding MFS transporter, whose amino-acid sequence MTSLNSQTTFAPGRLEQMSTRIAFFIAGVGIAAWAPLVPYAKARAGLDEGTLGLLLLCLGVGSILAMPLAGILSTRFGCRRVTAGGTLLICAALPLLATVSSIPALIAALFMFGAGLGTVDSTVNLQAVIVERASGKNMMSGFHGLFSLGGIVGAAGVSGLLGLGISPLGATLVVIVLLLIALAKAVPHLLPYGSESSGPAFAVPHGIVLFIGGMCFIVFLAEGAALDWSAVFLTQERGIDTAYAGLGYAAFALTMTAGRLTGDKIVRRLGATRVIVFGGLTAASGLFLATFAPSWEAALAGYALLGAGCSNIVPVLYTAVGKQTVMPESIAVPAITTLGYAGILAGPAVIGFVAHGSSLSFAFALMALLLVAVAVGGRVLKV is encoded by the coding sequence ATGACCAGCCTCAACAGCCAAACCACCTTCGCTCCCGGCCGCCTGGAGCAAATGTCCACGCGCATCGCCTTTTTCATTGCCGGGGTCGGCATCGCCGCGTGGGCACCGCTGGTGCCCTATGCCAAGGCCCGGGCCGGACTGGATGAAGGCACCCTGGGATTGTTGCTGCTGTGCCTGGGGGTGGGTTCGATCCTGGCGATGCCGTTGGCCGGGATCCTGTCCACACGTTTCGGCTGCCGACGGGTGACGGCTGGCGGAACCCTGCTGATCTGTGCCGCCCTGCCGCTGCTGGCGACGGTGTCGTCGATTCCGGCGCTGATCGCCGCATTGTTCATGTTCGGCGCGGGGCTTGGCACCGTGGATTCGACGGTCAACCTGCAAGCGGTGATCGTCGAGCGCGCCAGCGGCAAAAACATGATGTCGGGTTTCCATGGCCTGTTCAGCCTGGGCGGGATTGTCGGTGCAGCGGGTGTCAGCGGGTTGCTTGGCCTGGGGATCTCACCCTTGGGGGCCACGCTAGTGGTGATCGTATTGCTGCTGATCGCACTGGCCAAGGCCGTGCCGCATCTGTTGCCCTACGGCAGCGAGAGTTCGGGACCGGCGTTTGCGGTGCCCCACGGCATCGTCCTGTTCATCGGCGGCATGTGCTTCATCGTGTTCCTCGCCGAAGGCGCGGCGCTGGACTGGAGCGCGGTGTTCCTGACGCAGGAGCGTGGCATCGACACGGCGTATGCGGGGCTCGGTTATGCAGCGTTTGCCCTGACCATGACGGCCGGGCGTTTGACCGGCGACAAAATCGTGCGACGCCTGGGCGCGACGCGGGTGATTGTGTTCGGCGGGCTGACGGCCGCTTCAGGACTGTTTCTGGCGACGTTCGCGCCAAGTTGGGAGGCAGCGCTGGCGGGTTATGCGCTGCTGGGGGCCGGTTGCTCGAACATTGTGCCGGTGCTGTACACCGCGGTCGGCAAGCAGACGGTCATGCCCGAAAGCATCGCCGTGCCGGCCATTACCACCTTGGGTTATGCAGGCATCCTGGCAGGCCCCGCCGTCATCGGCTTCGTCGCCCATGGCAGCAGCTTGAGCTTTGCCTTTGCCTTGATGGCGCTGTTGCTGGTGGCGGTGGCCGTTGGCGGGAGAGTGTTGAAGGTCTGA